In a single window of the Arachis hypogaea cultivar Tifrunner chromosome 6, arahy.Tifrunner.gnm2.J5K5, whole genome shotgun sequence genome:
- the LOC112696882 gene encoding cyclic dof factor 1, with protein MSKTQENDQGIMLFGRKIPLPESQIPAISRHIMDPEQEMSSSDSRDDKKGSQHNDEATNEEDKTMKKPDKIIQCPRCKSMDTKFCYFNNYNVNQPRHFCKNCQRYWTAGGTMRNVPVGAGRRKHKHLASQFRSVLVAAAAAAAAATRVPESTNSSSKNNKSDNASGTVLEFGQERGIVNENSSIIYCTESEEESLSLCTNNNNESSSENNNNNASKLLQCYPVPPWVMPWNNVVPQHGPNSIQWCPTPMVAAATIPVHLVPGPCWGGTPVWVAPGPAPGNVSIGSNHSRSSPSSSTSNNNSCYSGNGNSPILGKHSRDHSTVFIDEQKSSKCFLVPKIPRIDEQNNNEASVSPIWATLA; from the exons ATGTCTAAGACTCAAGAGAATGATCAAGGTATCATGCTATTTGGAAGGAAGATTCCATTGCCTGAATCTCAGATTCCAGCCATCTCTAGACACATCATG GACCCAGAGCAAGAAATGAGTTCCTCAGATTCAAGGGATGATAAAAAAGGTTCGCAACATAATGATGAAGCAACAAATGAAGAAGACAAAACCATGAAGAAACCAGACAAGATTATTCAGTGTCCAAGATGCAAGAGCATGGACACAAAATTCTGTTACTTCAACAACTACAACGTCAACCAACCGCGCCATTTCTGCAAGAACTGCCAGCGCTACTGGACAGCCGGCGGAACAATGAGGAATGTCCCAGTTGGCGCCGGCAGAAGGAAGCACAAGCACTTGGCTTCACAGTTCCGCAGTGTCCTAGTAGCCGCCGCCGCAGCCGCAGCCGCGGCCACCCGAGTTCCAGAATCCACAAATTCGTCGTCAAAAAATAATAAGAGTGACAATGCTAGTGGTACCGTGTtggaatttggccaggaaagagGAATTGTGAACGAAAATTCGTCTATCATTTATTGTACTGAATCTGAGGAGGAATCATTATCGTTGTGtactaacaataataatgaaTCTTCTtcagaaaacaacaacaacaacgcaTCAAAATTGTTGCAATGTTACCCTGTTCCTCCATGGGTTATGCCTTGGAACAATGTTGTTCCACAACATGGTCCAAACTCAATTCAATGGTGTCCAACACCAATGGTGGCAGCAGCAACAATTCCAGTTCATCTTGTTCCAGGGCCATGCTGGGGTGGAACACCTGTGTGGGTCGCACCTGGACCTGCACCGGGGAATGTGTCAATAGGATCCAATCATAGCCGTTCATCGCCTTCTTCGTCCACTAGTAATAACAATAGCTGCTATTCCGGCAACGGGAATTCTCCAATACTTGGCAAGCATAGTAGAGATCACAGTACTGTTTTCATTGATGAACAGAAATCAAGTAAATGTTTCTTGGTTCCGAAGATTCCGAGAATTGATGAGCAAAATAATAATGAGGCTTCAGTAAGTCCTATTTGGGCTACATTGGCATGA